Proteins encoded by one window of Haloarcula pelagica:
- a CDS encoding CPBP family intramembrane glutamic endopeptidase, giving the protein MCETTDTLSGPRADSDAGSGRLRAVLVALGLLVVGLGASIVVGIVFTVPLLLFGADVQSPTVFLLLAAVGQLAFLVVGLSYVGRYGGVTVRRPSRRDTGYLVGGLVAALIAATGLSVVVTVLGIGPSGSVFDDPITTAPWVALALAGLSIVLVAPAEELLFRGAIQGRLRKSFGPVGAVGGASVIFGSIHLLNYTGSIVGALSGVVIVTVGGAIFGTIYERTGNLLVPIGAHGGYNAVLLTVAFLAS; this is encoded by the coding sequence GTGTGCGAAACGACAGATACGCTGTCCGGTCCGCGGGCCGACAGCGATGCGGGGAGCGGTCGGCTGAGGGCGGTTCTGGTCGCGCTCGGACTGCTGGTGGTGGGGCTGGGCGCGAGCATCGTGGTCGGTATCGTGTTCACCGTCCCGTTGCTCCTGTTCGGGGCCGACGTACAGAGCCCCACGGTGTTTCTCTTGCTCGCCGCGGTGGGCCAACTCGCCTTTCTCGTCGTCGGGCTCTCGTATGTCGGGCGGTACGGTGGGGTGACCGTTCGGCGCCCGAGCAGACGCGACACCGGTTATCTCGTCGGTGGTCTCGTTGCCGCGCTGATCGCCGCCACGGGCCTGAGCGTCGTTGTCACCGTCCTCGGGATCGGCCCGTCCGGGAGTGTCTTCGACGACCCGATCACCACGGCGCCGTGGGTCGCGCTCGCACTGGCGGGCCTCTCTATCGTCCTCGTCGCGCCTGCGGAGGAACTGCTCTTTCGGGGTGCCATCCAGGGCCGACTCCGCAAATCGTTCGGCCCGGTCGGTGCTGTCGGGGGTGCGAGTGTCATCTTCGGGTCGATTCACTTGCTCAACTACACCGGGTCGATCGTCGGTGCGCTCAGCGGCGTCGTCATCGTTACTGTCGGCGGTGCCATCTTCGGGACGATCTACGAGCGGACGGGGAACTTGCTCGTTCCGATCGGTGCCCACGGCGGCTACAACGCGGTGTTGTTGACCGTGGCGTTTCTCGCGAGTTGA
- a CDS encoding PH domain-containing protein: MRPRNKWFKPEQLRRYYFVYEAGALLVVLCVIGVLAGTGILTQLADWVVLVGGAGLLIAFGYVTWWIPAFYRTTGYRFTDDEIEYRRGVFFRQKTTVPYNRITNVGTSQGPIQRLVSAGSVGIHTAGYGGQMGAELTISGVSDYEAIKEQILDRVRERPAKATESEDEPAIVGTTTSTDEVVSELRRIRELLEQHRTM, encoded by the coding sequence ATGCGGCCCCGAAACAAGTGGTTCAAACCCGAACAGTTGCGTCGGTACTACTTCGTCTACGAGGCGGGAGCCCTGTTGGTGGTGCTGTGCGTGATCGGCGTCCTCGCGGGTACCGGTATCCTCACGCAGTTGGCAGACTGGGTAGTCCTGGTCGGGGGCGCGGGACTCCTGATCGCGTTCGGCTACGTGACGTGGTGGATTCCCGCCTTCTACCGGACGACGGGGTATCGGTTCACCGACGACGAGATCGAATACCGACGGGGCGTCTTCTTTCGGCAGAAGACCACCGTCCCCTACAACCGGATCACGAACGTCGGGACCTCACAGGGGCCGATTCAGCGTCTCGTCAGCGCGGGATCGGTCGGTATACACACCGCGGGGTACGGTGGACAGATGGGTGCCGAACTGACGATCAGCGGTGTCAGTGACTACGAAGCGATCAAAGAACAGATCCTCGACCGTGTGCGAGAACGCCCGGCGAAAGCAACGGAGAGCGAGGACGAACCGGCAATCGTCGGGACCACGACCAGTACCGACGAGGTCGTCTCGGAACTCCGCCGGATCCGTGAACTGCTCGAACAGCACCGGACGATGTGA
- a CDS encoding ParA family protein: protein MRRLWCAQPLPPHSSRKEASISRRCHAVSRLTKDGCHAAEVLLDGADPRQYTVDVVDGLDLFPAHVALEDVQSGLKEATMGTTRLKENLVDEVLDSDYEYIIIDCPANRGKLNDNAMYATGNIIIPLRPENGYESGLTNTIQRLVMEAREYFDLNILAVTPTDLSDRIDQDTRDRRLLRELTTRDAVARHVPNYAYLSEDDWDAVDSGDYDGALPGIRHRGAIDNANDAGLPLRDHDSTCDQLTCYDELAQIVEAGEVQR, encoded by the coding sequence ATGAGGAGGCTTTGGTGTGCACAGCCGTTGCCTCCTCATTCCTCTCGAAAAGAAGCCTCGATAAGCCGTCGCTGTCACGCGGTTTCTCGACTAACTAAAGACGGATGCCACGCGGCCGAGGTACTACTTGATGGGGCTGATCCACGTCAGTACACCGTTGACGTCGTCGATGGCCTGGATCTGTTCCCAGCACACGTCGCGCTGGAGGATGTCCAGTCGGGTCTCAAAGAGGCCACCATGGGCACAACGCGATTGAAAGAAAATCTGGTCGACGAGGTCCTCGATTCAGACTACGAGTACATCATCATCGACTGTCCAGCGAACCGAGGGAAACTCAACGATAATGCGATGTACGCAACCGGGAACATCATCATTCCGCTTCGGCCAGAAAACGGCTACGAGAGCGGATTGACGAACACGATTCAGCGGCTCGTAATGGAGGCACGAGAGTACTTCGACCTGAATATTCTGGCTGTTACACCAACAGATCTCTCGGACCGTATCGACCAGGATACTCGGGACCGACGTCTCCTGCGCGAGCTGACTACACGCGATGCAGTCGCTCGTCATGTTCCGAACTATGCGTATCTCTCTGAGGATGACTGGGATGCTGTTGACAGCGGCGACTATGACGGTGCTCTCCCAGGAATCCGACATCGAGGAGCAATCGATAATGCGAACGATGCAGGACTCCCGCTGCGTGACCACGACTCGACGTGTGATCAACTGACGTGTTATGATGAACTCGCTCAGATCGTGGAGGCTGGGGAGGTGCAGCGCTGA